The genomic region ATTATGAAATTACAATAaatcaatacaattttatttgaaagGAGGTCAATTGACAAAGAGTACTTTATAAATCCCAGAACTAAATCCCTAGCTACAGAAAGCCTATCAGGACTAAACCCCTATTCAATGTGCATTTAATATAAacccaatttttttattttttattaattgatATTGTACTCTGTGACAGAGGTAAACACAAAAAAATTGACAATTAGTACTTATTTCAGATTGATTTGGTGAGTATCTTCCTTTGTCACTTTCTACATGCAGTACCTTTCAAAAGCAGATCTCACAGTGTAGATGAATACAGAGACATAGTGGTGAAATATCTTAGTATTGTGACAATGCTCATTCATTGTTGCTGTGACATGCATGATGGTTATTACAAACCCATCCTCCATGCTGACACATCCATTTCTATTCACATCATACAATCTGGACATTTGCATTCCCAGAACTCATAGACTACacttagacaggcagcccaattctgatcttttgccgaAATTACTGGCAAAAAATCTGACCTGATCGGCCAAAATACCAATAATTTGGCAAAAGATCGGAGTTGGGTTTCTGTGTAAAGGCAGCCATAGAGCTACTGAAATCTGAAAGTCATGCTGGCTTTAATAATCAAAATAAATATATTGTTGAGAAGTTAAACGTGTCAAGATAGACTGTTAATCCACTCAGTGTACAAACCAAGCCCTGATTGTATGCATGTCTGCCATGCAGTCCAGtgaccacacacacaactgttaACATTGCTAACCAACAAAAATCAGGCAACTTTATTTGACAAAACAGAATCATAAGACAAATCTATAGTTATGGTTGGTTGGTTATCAAGATTTCAAAATAGCATTCAGGAGGTCAGAACATATGGAGGTTAATGGCAGTAAGAAGTGAATGTGCACTTGGTGAAGTACAGAAACTAATGGAAAATCATACTCCTGACAAGTAATATTTAAATAGTTAAAGACACAATATGGAACAACTCATAAGCAACTGAACACTGACTTTATACTGTACATGTCCTTCTATCTATAAAACTGATAGTATATTCTACACATGACTAAATCACATGTTTTCCTATTACTACACTGATAGCAGGTTCACATTTTTTGgaatgagtcttgtcctggaggcagaactaagCAAATCTGCTAGATAGCCAATtctgactttgcagctggcctatattgtaaaaattcatgaaaactaCATTAGACTTTTTGGTCtaaatttaaggttaggcattagggttaacagtgtggttacaGTTagatttaaaatcagattttgtggctgtgccagctagtgaccattcTGCAGAGCTGCCCCCAGAAAAAGATTCTTTATGAAAAACGCTAACCTGCACACAGATATACCTACAGTACATTAGAGAGctggcctgtgtcccaaatggcaccctaatttcctacataggactctggtcaaatgtagtgcactatgggcatttgggacacattcctgATCCTAGACCTGTTCTTCCAGGTAAAAGAGGGCACCAGATAGACAGGGGCCAAGGAATCCTATGTCCAGTGtgtggtacagtatattagtagtatatcaAGAGGTGTCGCGTTGTGCACTTAAAGGAACATTTCTAACATTTCCAACATTCTATTCATCATCTCCAGAACTACCCTAACTCAAACATATGTGAAAATgccatgtttctatgttttgaaGTCAAAATGAGTTTTTCTAATGGCATCATCTGGTGTGCATCGTGATTTCaaccaattatgagtaggcatAGTTCACTAATTGATTCAAATCACATGATGCACACCATATGACGGTgaacaaatatatataatatagctGATTCAAAACATAGAAACGTGACATTTTCACATACATTGATGTTGGGGGTAGAGCTGATTATGAATATGAAGTATAAAAATGTCATATTCAACATGCCCAAACAACTGATCCTGGATCAGAAACCACCAGATAAATAGAATAAAAAGAGGGTGGACAAGCTAGACTCTGATCAGTTGGGCAGTAACGGAAGAGAGCAGCCAGGGGGGCATAAAGTGGCAGCTTCACATGTTCAGCCTCCTCCTAAACCCGTTTCATGACTAGTTCCGTGCTGGGAGAAAGACAACGATTCACAGTTAATGACAACATCCCGTGTGGTGACTCAGTTCACAGTAATGACAGCTTCCTTCTTCCTATGTAACGACTTCCTCTGTCGTGAATTGGCCCCGACGCCATTAGGAGGCCAAGCCCAGGAGGAATCCACCCACAAACCCGCTGGACAGGACAATGTTCTTCTTGACAAACTCTGTGGCCtgcagagaggggaaggaggagagaaaacaAGCAGACTGTGGGAGGTCACCTCCAATAACTGAAGGGTTATAAGTGATAATAGATGAAAAAATAAGATTCTTATACGCAGGGTATACTTTAGTTTCTGCTTGTGATAAATCCAGAAATGTGCTTTTACAGTGTGAGTTCGCTAGAGGGCGATGTTGCTGCATTATTAGTCCATCAAATGGCTGCGGATGACTCAGGTATTTATGAACGTAGCTATTTCCCCCCAAATATGACAATTAAGTATACCTTTTTTTCTCATAAGTACATGCAATGCAACGCACTGAGATTCAAGCGGACTTGCAATCCAATTGAATCAAAAAGCAGCTCCCACACCCAGGTACTGGTGTTAGTCTCACGGAATAAATGAACAGTTAGATAAAGGACCAATGAGCACGCACACATCTCAAACATGTTCACCTTTTAGAATCACACAATACTATAGGCACAATAGCCTACCATAAAGAAACGATTAGTAAAGTCAGGCAGTGTAATTAATACCTTTACCTCCTCGAAGAAGGAGTTAATTTCAGGGGCTGCTTGCTTGGTTCTCTTCAGGTGTTTCTTTGCTTTGTTCACATCCTTCTCCACTTTCTTCCAGTCCACCTGCACGTAGCCACTGTGATTCGCTATCTGCAGGAGAAGGTGCAGAAAGGAAAATGAGTGAGGATTGTTGGGTTGCATGTGAAGTGGCACTCCGTTCACGTTGTAACATGTGATGTCATTGGTGTTCCCGAGTGGCACCTTAGTTGATGTgaactaaggcactgcatctcagtgctagaggcgtcactatagaccctgtttccaggctgtatcacaactgtcagtgattgggagtcccatagggcagcgcacaattggcccagcgtcttgcGGATtaggatttggccggggtaggccgtcattgtaaataagaatttgttcttaacggacttgcctagttaaataaactttAAAAAATGGAATAGAGATGTGTATTATGTAAGTACCCAGCGTTGACTCAATACAAATATGATGCATCTCTTACCTGTAATAACAGGAACCCTCCACCTATGGCAGTTGCAGCTATCTTCCCTACTCTCTGGAACAAGTATCCTGCACACCtgaatgtgagagagaggagtgactgatagcagtgttgtagtactcgagTCCAGGACTCAGACTTGAGTCCAGGACTCAAGTCTCAATTTTCATGGCTCAACTCGGACTGGACCAGAAGTGACTTTGTTGTCAGAAAATCTCTCTCTGATGCATAATTTAAAATAGGGGGCCTACTAGCTACTACAGCAAATGTTAGAGATATCCTTAAAATGTACCAACAGTTGGAGAGGATTTTGATTTTTAAATGGTTGGACCACAGCTTTTAGCACTACCAAGGGACTTGTGACCAAGGGACTGGAACACTAgggactagaggttgaccgattatgatttttcaac from Oncorhynchus kisutch isolate 150728-3 linkage group LG5, Okis_V2, whole genome shotgun sequence harbors:
- the LOC109881336 gene encoding FUN14 domain-containing protein 1 isoform X2 — encoded protein: MADRKEDDILSEKDEPESEDETYEVVDLTEYARRHQWWSMVFGNNSGPLAEKYSVTTQIAMGGVTGWCAGYLFQRVGKIAATAIGGGFLLLQIANHSGYVQVDWKKVEKDVNKAKKHLKRTKQAAPEINSFFEEATEFVKKNIVLSSGFVGGFLLGLAS
- the LOC109881336 gene encoding FUN14 domain-containing protein 1 isoform X1, producing the protein MADRKEDDILSEKDEPESEDETYEVVDLTEYARRHQWWSMVFGNNSGPLAEKYSVTTQIAMGGVTGWCAGYLFQRVGKIAATAIGGGFLLLQIANHSGYVQVDWKKVEKDVNKAKKHLKRTKQAAPEINSFFEEVKATEFVKKNIVLSSGFVGGFLLGLAS